From a single Streptomyces sp. NBC_01264 genomic region:
- a CDS encoding glycosyltransferase has product MSQQTSTAPSTRENAAEAVGGRDIFLVSNSVDELGGVTTWSHQMARLFTDRGHRVHIIGIAPVDEEIRQQLPADLPYAVTTLYDARPPAARSLHGIKGRLNAPERRRQAARRAKMQAKADQLGELLRAARPGAVVIVTQIWAMEWVALADTKGCSVIGMSHESFEASNKSSRGQRVRRYYRGVDRMLVLTPEDSDLWIRSGMENVSSMPNPLPFMPASPAPRTEKVVASVGRLAFEKGMDLLLDAWADAAPQHPDWVLRIYGAGLEEATLRAYATGLGLDDSVEWMGSTSDVLGALNGASVFAQASRAEGFPITLLEAMAAGVPVAAFDCAPGVREIVTHGEDGLLARLGNTIELAGQLERLMADRELRDRLGDAAFHNVQRYSSVEITDRWEELFSFLER; this is encoded by the coding sequence GTGAGCCAGCAGACTTCCACCGCCCCCAGCACCCGGGAGAACGCGGCCGAGGCAGTCGGCGGTCGTGACATCTTCCTCGTCTCCAACAGCGTGGACGAACTCGGCGGCGTGACCACCTGGTCGCACCAGATGGCCCGGCTGTTCACCGACCGCGGGCACCGGGTCCACATCATCGGCATCGCTCCCGTCGACGAGGAGATCCGCCAGCAGCTCCCGGCGGACCTCCCCTACGCGGTGACCACGCTGTACGACGCACGGCCGCCGGCGGCCCGCAGCCTGCACGGCATCAAGGGCCGGCTCAACGCGCCCGAGCGGCGCCGCCAGGCGGCCCGCCGGGCGAAGATGCAGGCCAAGGCGGACCAGCTGGGCGAGCTGCTGCGCGCGGCCCGCCCCGGCGCCGTGGTGATCGTCACCCAGATCTGGGCGATGGAGTGGGTGGCCCTCGCCGACACCAAGGGGTGCTCGGTGATCGGCATGAGCCACGAGTCCTTCGAGGCGAGCAACAAGTCCTCCAGGGGCCAGCGGGTCCGCCGGTACTACCGGGGGGTCGACCGCATGCTCGTCCTGACCCCCGAGGACTCGGACCTCTGGATCCGCTCCGGCATGGAGAACGTCTCCAGCATGCCGAACCCGCTGCCGTTCATGCCCGCCTCCCCCGCTCCGCGCACCGAGAAGGTCGTGGCGAGCGTCGGGCGTCTCGCCTTCGAGAAGGGCATGGACCTGCTGCTCGACGCGTGGGCCGACGCCGCCCCGCAGCACCCCGACTGGGTCCTGCGGATCTACGGGGCCGGGCTGGAGGAGGCGACCCTGCGGGCGTACGCCACCGGGCTCGGCCTGGACGACTCCGTGGAGTGGATGGGCAGCACCAGCGATGTGCTGGGCGCGCTGAACGGGGCCTCCGTCTTCGCCCAGGCCTCGCGCGCCGAGGGCTTCCCGATCACGCTGCTGGAGGCGATGGCCGCGGGTGTGCCGGTGGCCGCCTTCGACTGCGCGCCGGGTGTCCGGGAGATCGTGACGCACGGCGAGGACGGGCTACTGGCCAGGCTCGGCAACACCATTGAGCTGGCCGGACAGCTGGAACGGCTGATGGCCGACCGCGAACTGCGCGACCGGCTCGGCGACGCCGCCTTCCACAACGTGCAGCGGTACTCCAGCGTCGAGATCACCGACCGGTGGGAGGAGCTGTTCTCCTTCCTGGAGCGCTGA
- the galE gene encoding UDP-glucose 4-epimerase GalE, with amino-acid sequence MTFLITGGAGYIGAHVVRAMLLAGEEVVVLDDLSTGNADRVPEGVPLVVGSVLDRQVLDETFARHRITGVVHLAGKKQVGESVEKPLHYYEENVGGLTVLLQAVAAAGVRNFLFSSSASVYGTPDVDLVTEDTPCLPLSPYGETKLAGEWLVRAAGKAHGVSTACLRYFNVAGAATPQLADTGVFNLVPMIFERFGKGEGARIFGDDYATADGTCIRDYIHVADLAEAHVVAARKLVEWSAQGEYKDLTVNIGRGEGVSVREMVDLVNEATGHTDPAYAPVVSPRRPGDPAKVVASADRISAKLGWKARHDVREMITSAWEGWEAHRKA; translated from the coding sequence ATGACGTTTCTGATCACTGGTGGTGCCGGTTACATCGGGGCGCACGTCGTCCGCGCGATGCTGCTTGCGGGGGAGGAGGTCGTGGTTCTGGACGACCTCTCCACCGGCAACGCCGACCGCGTCCCGGAGGGTGTCCCGCTGGTGGTCGGTTCCGTGCTCGACCGGCAGGTCCTCGACGAGACCTTCGCCCGGCACCGGATCACCGGCGTGGTGCACCTCGCGGGCAAGAAGCAGGTCGGCGAGTCCGTCGAGAAGCCGCTGCACTACTACGAGGAGAACGTGGGCGGCCTCACCGTCCTGCTCCAGGCCGTGGCCGCCGCGGGCGTGCGCAACTTCCTCTTCTCCTCCTCCGCCTCCGTGTACGGGACGCCCGACGTGGACCTCGTCACCGAGGACACCCCGTGCCTGCCGCTGAGCCCGTACGGCGAGACGAAGCTGGCGGGCGAGTGGCTGGTCCGCGCCGCGGGCAAGGCCCACGGCGTCTCCACCGCGTGCCTGCGCTACTTCAACGTGGCGGGCGCGGCGACCCCCCAGCTCGCCGACACCGGGGTCTTCAACCTGGTCCCGATGATCTTCGAGCGCTTCGGCAAGGGCGAGGGCGCCCGGATCTTCGGCGACGACTACGCGACTGCGGACGGCACCTGCATCCGCGACTACATCCACGTCGCCGACCTCGCGGAGGCCCACGTGGTGGCCGCCCGCAAGCTCGTCGAATGGAGCGCGCAGGGCGAGTACAAGGACCTCACCGTCAACATCGGCCGCGGCGAGGGCGTTTCCGTCCGCGAGATGGTCGATCTGGTGAACGAGGCCACCGGGCACACCGATCCCGCCTACGCGCCCGTGGTCTCCCCGCGCCGCCCCGGCGACCCGGCGAAGGTCGTCGCCTCCGCCGACCGGATCTCCGCGAAGCTGGGCTGGAAGGCCCGCCACGACGTCCGCGAGATGATCACCTCGGCCTGGGAGGGCTGGGAGGCCCACCGCAAGGCCTGA
- a CDS encoding glycosyltransferase family 2 protein has protein sequence MTSTHSPTVAVVVIAYNDAELVDQAVSSALAQGPVVAEVIAVNDASSDGTAQVLDELAARHPRVKVVHRTENSGGCGTPRNDGIAAATAPYVMFLDSDDVLPPRAIDALVRAAGEHRSPVTVGSCVRRELPESRDVPWVPGLYTPGEVIERPADRPELVRDTLCVNKLYERAFLDMNGIRFPDGRFIYEDFVFTARVLAARPRIAVIGDLVYVWHVRRNAAQVSISLDRKDVGNWSARVEAHRVASRLMAASSPGLGRACQVKFLEYDLRMYLRELGQDPGYQAAWWTLTRDYVAGFSEADIEAAGAHARWIVRVLRATEAPPADADLRRLTRFAADPPRLLPPYATGPSGAPVWSETLPVELDGLDKLQTAELPVTIDAEPSGFAGLRIRVHDLYGRLAAAGPRTVQLRFQPRGDLGELLVAEPVDLVPAADGEGWTAELPFRLTTLASLGRGEGRRGLQAWDVKLNVECADGSSVLTSPRPLRRLLHRRVLPSSRYGVLLAQPYRTTGGSLALRLAPGAAGVMSLARHRFNRARIVRG, from the coding sequence GTGACGAGCACCCATTCCCCCACAGTTGCCGTCGTCGTGATCGCGTACAACGATGCCGAGCTCGTCGATCAGGCCGTCTCCTCGGCTCTCGCCCAGGGTCCGGTCGTCGCCGAGGTCATCGCGGTCAACGACGCGTCGAGCGACGGCACCGCCCAGGTGCTGGACGAGCTGGCGGCCCGCCACCCCCGCGTGAAGGTCGTGCACCGCACGGAGAACAGCGGGGGCTGCGGCACCCCCCGCAACGACGGCATCGCGGCCGCGACCGCCCCGTACGTCATGTTCCTGGACAGCGACGACGTCCTGCCCCCCCGGGCGATCGACGCCCTGGTGCGCGCGGCCGGAGAGCACCGGTCGCCGGTCACCGTCGGCTCCTGCGTCCGCCGCGAACTGCCCGAGAGCCGCGACGTGCCCTGGGTGCCCGGCCTGTACACGCCGGGCGAGGTCATCGAGCGCCCGGCGGACCGGCCGGAGCTGGTCCGCGACACGCTCTGCGTCAACAAGCTGTACGAGCGCGCCTTCCTGGACATGAACGGGATCCGTTTCCCGGACGGCCGGTTCATCTACGAGGACTTCGTGTTCACCGCCCGCGTGCTGGCGGCCCGCCCCCGCATCGCGGTGATCGGCGACCTCGTCTACGTGTGGCACGTGCGCCGCAACGCAGCCCAGGTCTCCATCTCCCTGGACCGCAAGGACGTCGGCAACTGGAGTGCGCGCGTGGAGGCCCACCGGGTGGCCTCCCGGCTCATGGCCGCTTCCTCGCCCGGGCTGGGCCGGGCCTGTCAGGTCAAGTTCCTGGAGTACGACCTGCGCATGTACCTGCGCGAGCTCGGCCAGGACCCCGGCTACCAGGCCGCCTGGTGGACGCTGACCCGTGACTACGTCGCCGGGTTCTCCGAGGCCGACATCGAGGCCGCCGGGGCGCACGCGCGCTGGATCGTACGAGTGCTGCGCGCCACCGAGGCGCCGCCGGCCGACGCGGACCTGCGGCGCCTGACGCGCTTCGCCGCCGACCCGCCCCGCCTGCTGCCCCCGTACGCGACCGGGCCCTCCGGGGCGCCGGTCTGGAGCGAGACGCTGCCGGTCGAGCTGGACGGGCTCGACAAGCTGCAGACGGCGGAGCTGCCCGTCACCATCGACGCCGAGCCGAGCGGTTTCGCCGGGCTCCGGATCCGGGTGCACGACCTGTACGGGCGCCTGGCCGCGGCCGGCCCGCGCACCGTCCAGCTGCGCTTCCAGCCCCGGGGCGACCTGGGCGAGCTGCTGGTCGCCGAGCCGGTGGACCTCGTCCCCGCCGCGGACGGCGAGGGGTGGACCGCGGAGCTGCCCTTCCGGCTCACCACGCTGGCGAGCCTCGGGCGCGGCGAGGGCCGGCGGGGCCTGCAGGCGTGGGACGTGAAGCTGAACGTGGAGTGCGCCGACGGGAGCTCGGTGCTCACCTCCCCGCGCCCCCTGCGCCGCCTGCTCCACCGCCGGGTGCTGCCCAGCAGCCGGTACGGTGTGCTGTTGGCGCAGCCGTACCGCACCACGGGGGGATCCCTGGCGCTGCGGCTCGCGCCCGGTGCCGCGGGCGTCATGAGCCTGGCCCGCCACCGGTTCAACCGGGCGAGGATAGTCCGCGGCTAG
- the obgE gene encoding GTPase ObgE, whose amino-acid sequence MTTFVDRVELHVAAGNGGHGCASVHREKFKPLGGPDGGNGGRGGDVILVVEQAVTTLLEYHHSPHRKATNGQPGAGDNRSGKDGQDIILPVPDGTVVLDKEGNVLADLVGQGTTYVAAEGGRGGLGNAALSSARRKAPGFALLGVPGTGGDVILELKTVADVALVGFPSAGKSSLISVLSAAKPKIADYPFTTLVPNLGVVTAGSTVYTIADVPGLIPGASQGKGLGLEFLRHVERCSILVHVLDTATLESDRDPLADLDAIEEELKLYGGGLEKRPRLVVLNKVDIPDGKDLADMVRPDLEARGYKVFEVSAVDRTGLKELSYFLAEVIAKFRARKPKEEATRIVIRPKAVDDSGFTITYDEAEDVYRVRGEKPERWVRQTDFNIDEAVGYLADRLNRLGVEAALKKAGARAGDGVAIGSDDNAVVFDWEPTMMAGAEMLGRRGEDHRLEAPRPATTRRKEKEAERDSAQKEYDEFRPF is encoded by the coding sequence ATGACCACCTTCGTGGACCGCGTCGAGCTGCACGTCGCCGCGGGTAACGGGGGCCACGGCTGCGCCTCCGTTCACCGGGAGAAGTTCAAGCCGCTCGGCGGCCCCGACGGCGGCAACGGCGGCCGTGGCGGCGACGTCATCCTGGTGGTGGAGCAGGCGGTCACCACCCTGCTGGAGTACCACCACAGCCCCCACCGCAAGGCCACCAACGGCCAGCCCGGCGCGGGCGACAACCGCTCCGGCAAGGACGGCCAGGACATCATCCTGCCCGTGCCGGACGGCACCGTCGTCCTCGACAAGGAGGGCAACGTCCTCGCCGACCTAGTCGGCCAGGGCACCACCTACGTGGCGGCCGAAGGCGGCCGTGGCGGCCTCGGCAACGCCGCGCTCTCCTCCGCCCGCCGCAAGGCGCCCGGCTTCGCCCTCCTCGGCGTGCCCGGTACCGGCGGCGACGTGATCCTGGAGCTCAAGACCGTCGCCGACGTGGCGCTGGTCGGCTTCCCGAGCGCCGGCAAGTCCTCGCTGATCTCGGTGCTCTCCGCGGCCAAGCCGAAGATCGCCGACTACCCCTTCACCACCCTGGTCCCGAACCTGGGTGTCGTCACCGCCGGCTCGACGGTCTACACGATCGCCGACGTCCCGGGCCTCATCCCGGGCGCCAGCCAGGGCAAGGGCCTCGGCCTGGAGTTCCTGCGGCACGTCGAGCGCTGCTCGATCCTGGTGCACGTCCTGGACACCGCCACCCTGGAGTCCGACCGCGACCCGCTCGCCGACCTCGACGCCATCGAGGAGGAGCTCAAGCTCTACGGCGGCGGCCTGGAGAAGCGCCCGCGCCTCGTCGTCCTCAACAAGGTCGACATCCCCGACGGCAAGGACCTCGCCGACATGGTCCGCCCGGACCTGGAGGCCCGCGGCTACAAGGTCTTCGAGGTCTCCGCGGTGGACCGCACGGGTCTGAAGGAGCTGTCCTACTTCCTCGCCGAGGTCATCGCGAAGTTCCGCGCCCGCAAGCCGAAGGAGGAGGCGACCCGCATCGTCATCCGTCCGAAGGCCGTGGACGACTCGGGCTTCACCATCACCTACGACGAGGCCGAGGACGTGTACCGCGTGCGCGGCGAGAAGCCGGAGCGCTGGGTCCGCCAGACCGACTTCAACATCGACGAGGCCGTCGGCTACCTCGCCGACCGCCTCAACCGCCTCGGCGTCGAGGCGGCGCTGAAGAAGGCCGGTGCCCGTGCGGGTGACGGCGTCGCGATCGGCTCCGACGACAACGCGGTCGTCTTCGACTGGGAGCCGACGATGATGGCCGGCGCCGAGATGCTGGGGCGCCGCGGTGAGGACCACCGTCTGGAGGCGCCGCGTCCGGCGACCACGCGCCGCAAGGAAAAGGAAGCCGAGCGGGATTCCGCACAGAAGGAGTACGACGAGTTCCGTCCCTTCTGA
- the rpmA gene encoding 50S ribosomal protein L27 gives MAHKKGASSTRNGRDSNAQRLGVKRFGGQVVSAGEILVRQRGTHFHPGSGVGRGGDDTLFALLAGSVEFGTHRGRKVVNIVPAA, from the coding sequence ATGGCACACAAGAAGGGCGCATCGTCCACCCGGAACGGGCGCGATTCCAACGCTCAGCGGCTCGGCGTGAAGCGCTTCGGCGGTCAGGTCGTTTCCGCTGGTGAGATCCTCGTCCGCCAGCGCGGCACCCACTTCCACCCGGGTTCGGGTGTCGGTCGTGGTGGCGACGACACGCTGTTCGCGCTGCTGGCCGGTTCGGTCGAGTTCGGCACGCACCGTGGCCGCAAGGTCGTCAACATCGTTCCGGCTGCCTGA
- the rplU gene encoding 50S ribosomal protein L21, translating to MYAIVRSGGRQHKVAVGDIVEVDKIPTAKVGDTVELSTLLVVDGEAVTSDPWVLAGIKVQAEIVDHHKGAKIDILRYKNKTGYRRRQGHRQQYTAIKVTGIPAAAK from the coding sequence GTGTACGCCATCGTGCGCAGCGGTGGTCGCCAGCACAAGGTTGCTGTCGGCGACATCGTTGAAGTTGACAAGATTCCCACTGCCAAGGTTGGCGACACGGTCGAGCTCTCGACCCTGCTCGTTGTCGACGGCGAAGCCGTGACCAGCGACCCGTGGGTCCTGGCCGGCATCAAGGTCCAGGCCGAGATCGTGGACCACCACAAGGGTGCCAAGATCGACATCCTTCGGTACAAGAACAAGACCGGCTACCGCCGTCGCCAGGGTCACCGCCAGCAGTACACGGCGATCAAGGTCACCGGTATCCCCGCGGCTGCGAAGTAA
- a CDS encoding Rne/Rng family ribonuclease, giving the protein MLNNENDTTANNGAADSGSPSDNLPPRRRRRAASRPAGPPGGAVAAAETAPAPVVAAAPAEEAAPAAAPARTRRRATRAVAAPEAAAAEAVVEAPVAAPATPVASVEEPAAPAPRARRRATRAVAAPEAPVAEAVVEAPVAAPATPVASVEEPAAPAPRARRRATRAVAAPEAAVAEAPAVEAPAAAPVAPVAEESAAPAPRARRRATRALAAPEAVVAEAPAVEAPAAAPVASVEESAAPAPRARRRATRAVTAPEAPAAEAVAAPEPVVAEAPVTAPAKATVTVADAVDSPKRGGRRRATRSTTAPAAAAQPVAPAVEAPAAEAPARGRRAGRPAVAVFQAPVFAEPMFQTPETAAMMAAAAAAAAPAEELEEEELDLVEAEAEVEVEAAPAPQPAGRRRRRGRGAAAETAAPVAPAPAAAAPSGPVTLADVELAEEEAEPESAELYEDETDESGDRPSRRRRRGGRRRRRGEAADLDESAEEEAESAEEADAEDTEEAEDDEENGALGSSSSRRRRRRRRRSGDGGTDADAAEDDGVRTVVKVREPRPARERAESLASSSTSSDEVQSIKGSTRLEAKKQRRREGREQGRRRVPIITEAEFLARREAVERVMVVRQSGERTQIGVLEDNVLVEHYVNKEEATSYVGNVYLGKVQNVLPSMEAAFIDIGKGRNAVLYAGEVNFEALGMANGPRRIESALKSGQSVLVQVTKDPIGHKGARLTSQVSLPGRYLVYVPEGSMTGISRKLPDTERARLKTILKKIVPEDAGVIVRTAAEGASEDELRRDVERLQAQWEDIQKKSKQISTSSPSLLYGEPDMTVRVVRDIFNEDFSKVIVSGDSAWETIHGYVNHVAPDLADRLKRWTSEVDVFATYRIDEQLAKALDRKVWLPSGGSLVIDKTEAMIVIDVNTGKFTGQGGNLEETVTRNNLEAAEEIVRQLRLRDLGGIVVIDFIDMVLESNRDLVLRRMLECLGRDRTKHQVAEVTSLGLVQMTRKRVGQGLLESFSETCVHCNGRGVIVHMETPTAVGGGGNGKRSKRRGGQGAGHEHDHEIEAVDSAEGDVYEIETEAELAAEVAAPVALPEPSFVADEELYSSPAEAEAAAGGVSGRRNRRRATRKATAPAGAPRGAATDRAPAAPVAEVEPEVELVEVVEVAEPEVAVEIEAVVAEPVVEEAPQGRTRRRATRKATAPAGAPAEAVQAPEPVVEAPVAEPEPVVEAAPAVVEAPAEAVEAAPARPRRRATRKATAPAGSPVGAEAAVLVVEAPVETPVETQVEAPAEIVVEEETAPAAPAKKAVRKTAAKKTATTAAKKAPAKKAPAKKAAAVKKTAAKKTTTAKTTVTKRATKKTAAAEQQTLPSVSAPTEA; this is encoded by the coding sequence ATGCTCAACAACGAAAACGACACCACCGCCAACAACGGTGCCGCCGACAGTGGCAGCCCGAGTGACAACCTGCCGCCGCGCAGGCGCCGGCGGGCCGCGTCCCGCCCGGCGGGCCCGCCGGGCGGCGCCGTAGCCGCCGCCGAGACCGCCCCCGCGCCCGTGGTGGCCGCGGCTCCCGCCGAGGAGGCCGCTCCGGCCGCCGCCCCGGCCCGTACCCGTCGCCGTGCGACCCGCGCCGTGGCCGCCCCCGAGGCGGCCGCCGCCGAAGCCGTGGTCGAGGCCCCCGTGGCCGCTCCGGCCACCCCGGTCGCCTCCGTCGAGGAGCCGGCCGCTCCCGCGCCGCGTGCCCGTCGCCGTGCCACCCGCGCCGTGGCCGCTCCTGAGGCGCCCGTCGCCGAGGCCGTGGTCGAGGCCCCCGTGGCCGCTCCGGCCACCCCGGTCGCCTCCGTCGAGGAGCCGGCCGCTCCGGCGCCGCGTGCCCGTCGCCGTGCGACCCGCGCCGTGGCCGCCCCCGAGGCGGCCGTGGCCGAAGCCCCGGCCGTCGAGGCTCCCGCCGCTGCTCCGGTCGCCCCGGTTGCCGAGGAGTCCGCTGCTCCGGCCCCGCGTGCCCGTCGCCGTGCGACCCGCGCCCTGGCCGCCCCCGAGGCGGTCGTGGCCGAAGCCCCGGCCGTCGAGGCTCCCGCTGCCGCCCCGGTCGCCTCCGTCGAGGAGTCCGCTGCTCCCGCGCCGCGTGCCCGTCGCCGTGCCACCCGCGCCGTGACCGCCCCCGAGGCGCCCGCCGCCGAAGCGGTCGCCGCCCCCGAGCCCGTCGTCGCCGAGGCGCCGGTGACCGCGCCCGCCAAGGCCACCGTCACCGTGGCCGACGCCGTGGACTCCCCGAAGCGCGGCGGCCGCCGCCGCGCCACCCGTTCCACCACCGCCCCGGCCGCCGCCGCGCAGCCGGTGGCTCCCGCCGTCGAGGCCCCGGCCGCCGAGGCTCCGGCCCGTGGCCGCCGCGCCGGGCGTCCCGCCGTCGCCGTGTTCCAGGCCCCGGTGTTCGCCGAGCCGATGTTCCAGACCCCGGAGACCGCGGCCATGATGGCCGCGGCCGCCGCTGCCGCCGCCCCGGCCGAGGAGCTCGAGGAGGAGGAGCTCGACCTCGTCGAAGCCGAGGCCGAGGTGGAGGTCGAGGCCGCTCCGGCCCCGCAGCCGGCCGGCCGTCGCCGCCGCCGTGGCCGCGGCGCCGCCGCCGAGACCGCCGCGCCCGTGGCCCCGGCTCCGGCCGCCGCCGCGCCGTCCGGCCCGGTCACGCTGGCCGACGTAGAGCTGGCCGAGGAAGAGGCCGAGCCCGAGTCCGCCGAGCTCTACGAGGACGAGACCGACGAGTCGGGCGACCGCCCGTCGCGCCGTCGCCGTCGCGGTGGCCGTCGCCGCCGTCGCGGTGAGGCCGCCGACCTCGACGAGTCCGCCGAGGAAGAGGCCGAGTCCGCCGAAGAGGCGGATGCCGAAGACACCGAAGAGGCCGAGGACGACGAGGAGAACGGCGCCCTCGGCTCCAGCTCCAGCCGTCGTCGCCGGCGGCGTCGCCGTCGCAGCGGTGACGGTGGCACGGACGCCGACGCGGCCGAGGACGACGGTGTGCGCACGGTCGTCAAGGTCCGCGAGCCCCGCCCGGCGCGCGAGCGCGCGGAGTCCCTCGCGTCCAGCTCCACCTCCTCCGACGAGGTCCAGTCCATCAAGGGCTCGACCCGTCTGGAGGCCAAGAAGCAGCGCCGCCGCGAGGGCCGCGAGCAGGGCCGCCGCCGCGTCCCGATCATCACCGAGGCCGAGTTCCTGGCCCGCCGCGAGGCCGTCGAGCGCGTCATGGTCGTCCGCCAGTCGGGCGAGCGCACCCAGATCGGCGTCCTCGAGGACAACGTGCTCGTCGAGCACTACGTCAACAAGGAAGAAGCCACCTCGTACGTCGGCAACGTCTACCTGGGCAAGGTCCAGAACGTGCTGCCGTCCATGGAGGCCGCCTTCATCGACATCGGCAAGGGCCGCAACGCCGTCCTGTACGCCGGTGAGGTCAACTTCGAGGCGCTCGGCATGGCCAACGGGCCGCGCCGCATCGAGTCCGCCCTCAAGTCCGGCCAGTCGGTCCTGGTGCAGGTCACCAAGGACCCGATCGGCCACAAGGGCGCCCGCCTGACCAGCCAGGTCTCGCTGCCCGGCCGCTACCTGGTCTACGTGCCCGAGGGCTCGATGACCGGCATCAGCCGCAAGCTGCCCGACACCGAGCGCGCCCGCCTGAAGACCATCCTCAAGAAGATCGTCCCCGAGGACGCGGGCGTCATCGTGCGCACCGCCGCCGAGGGCGCGAGCGAGGACGAGCTGCGCCGCGACGTCGAGCGTCTGCAGGCCCAGTGGGAGGACATCCAGAAGAAGTCGAAGCAGATCTCGACCTCTTCCCCGAGCCTCCTGTACGGCGAGCCGGACATGACCGTCCGCGTCGTGCGCGACATCTTCAACGAGGACTTCTCGAAGGTCATCGTCAGCGGTGACAGCGCCTGGGAGACCATCCACGGCTACGTGAACCACGTGGCCCCGGACCTGGCCGACCGGCTGAAGCGCTGGACCTCCGAGGTCGACGTCTTCGCGACGTACCGGATCGACGAGCAGCTCGCCAAGGCGCTCGACCGCAAGGTGTGGCTGCCCTCGGGCGGTTCGCTTGTGATCGACAAGACCGAGGCGATGATCGTCATCGACGTCAACACCGGCAAGTTCACCGGTCAGGGCGGCAACCTCGAGGAGACCGTCACCAGGAACAACCTGGAGGCGGCCGAGGAGATCGTGCGTCAGCTGCGGCTGCGCGACCTCGGCGGCATCGTGGTCATCGACTTCATCGACATGGTCCTGGAGTCCAACCGCGACCTGGTCCTGCGGCGCATGCTGGAGTGCCTGGGCCGTGACCGCACCAAGCACCAGGTCGCCGAGGTGACCTCGCTGGGTCTGGTCCAGATGACCCGCAAGCGCGTGGGCCAGGGTCTGCTGGAGTCCTTCTCCGAGACCTGCGTCCACTGCAACGGCCGCGGTGTCATCGTGCACATGGAGACCCCGACCGCGGTCGGCGGCGGTGGCAACGGCAAGCGCTCCAAGCGCCGCGGTGGCCAGGGTGCCGGGCACGAGCACGACCACGAGATCGAGGCCGTGGACAGCGCCGAGGGCGATGTCTACGAGATTGAGACCGAGGCGGAGCTGGCTGCCGAGGTCGCCGCGCCCGTCGCGCTGCCCGAGCCCTCCTTCGTCGCCGACGAGGAGCTCTACAGCAGCCCGGCCGAGGCCGAGGCCGCTGCCGGCGGAGTGAGCGGCCGCCGCAACCGCCGTCGCGCCACCCGCAAGGCGACCGCTCCGGCGGGCGCCCCGCGCGGTGCGGCGACGGACCGCGCCCCGGCGGCCCCGGTGGCCGAGGTCGAGCCCGAGGTGGAGCTCGTCGAGGTCGTCGAGGTGGCTGAGCCCGAGGTCGCGGTCGAGATCGAGGCGGTCGTCGCGGAGCCGGTCGTGGAGGAGGCCCCCCAGGGCCGCACCCGCCGCCGTGCCACCCGTAAGGCCACCGCTCCGGCGGGCGCCCCGGCCGAGGCGGTCCAGGCCCCGGAGCCGGTCGTCGAGGCCCCCGTGGCCGAGCCGGAGCCCGTCGTCGAGGCCGCACCGGCCGTCGTCGAGGCCCCGGCCGAGGCTGTCGAGGCCGCGCCGGCCCGTCCGCGTCGCCGTGCCACCCGCAAGGCCACCGCTCCGGCCGGTTCCCCGGTGGGCGCGGAGGCGGCCGTACTGGTCGTCGAGGCGCCGGTCGAGACTCCGGTCGAGACCCAGGTGGAGGCCCCGGCCGAGATCGTCGTGGAGGAGGAGACCGCCCCGGCGGCTCCCGCCAAGAAGGCGGTCCGCAAGACGGCCGCCAAGAAGACGGCCACGACCGCGGCCAAGAAGGCCCCGGCCAAGAAGGCCCCGGCCAAGAAGGCGGCGGCCGTGAAGAAGACCGCGGCCAAGAAGACGACGACCGCCAAGACGACGGTCACGAAGCGGGCGACGAAGAAGACCGCGGCGGCGGAGCAGCAGACGCTGCCCTCCGTCTCGGCTCCGACCGAGGCCTGA
- a CDS encoding TIGR03936 family radical SAM-associated protein codes for MQRIRLRYTKRGRLRFTSHRDFQRAFERALRRSEVPMAYSAGFTPHPRVSYANAAPTGTGSEAEYLEIALAEPRDPAVLRELLDESMPVGLDIIDAVEAHTSGLADRLTASVWELRLDGVEPGDAEKAVEAFLAAENVEVQRRTKNGMRTFDTRGAVVGLEVVPVTAATEADRPLDNACAILRLVVRHLTPAVRPDDVLSGLRAVADLTPPVPAAVTRLAQGLFDEESGTVTDPLAPDREAGTTAPPTAAVSADAKAPEGPAA; via the coding sequence GTGCAGCGCATCCGATTGCGCTACACCAAGCGCGGCCGCCTCCGGTTCACCAGCCACCGGGACTTCCAGCGCGCCTTCGAGCGGGCCCTGCGCCGCTCCGAGGTGCCCATGGCGTACTCGGCGGGCTTCACCCCGCACCCGCGCGTCTCGTACGCGAACGCCGCCCCGACCGGGACCGGCAGCGAGGCCGAGTACCTGGAGATCGCCCTCGCCGAGCCCCGCGACCCCGCGGTCCTGCGCGAGCTGCTCGACGAGTCGATGCCCGTCGGCCTCGACATCATCGACGCCGTGGAGGCGCACACCTCCGGTCTCGCCGACCGGCTCACGGCCTCCGTGTGGGAGCTGCGCCTGGACGGCGTGGAGCCCGGGGACGCCGAGAAGGCGGTCGAGGCCTTCCTCGCGGCGGAGAACGTGGAGGTCCAGCGCCGCACCAAGAACGGCATGCGGACCTTCGACACGCGCGGCGCCGTGGTCGGTCTGGAAGTGGTTCCGGTTACGGCGGCCACAGAGGCTGATAGGCCCCTGGACAATGCCTGTGCGATACTGCGGCTGGTTGTTCGGCATTTGACACCTGCCGTTCGACCCGACGACGTCCTGTCCGGTCTCCGAGCTGTGGCCGACCTAACGCCGCCGGTCCCCGCTGCGGTGACCAGGCTGGCGCAGGGGCTCTTCGACGAGGAGTCCGGCACGGTGACCGACCCGCTCGCGCCCGACCGCGAGGCTGGCACGACCGCCCCACCCACGGCGGCCGTATCCGCCGACGCGAAGGCGCCGGAAGGTCCCGCCGCGTAG